The following are encoded together in the Kribbella sp. CA-293567 genome:
- a CDS encoding M23 family metallopeptidase, with product MRKSLLQLRLPSPVRPGLLLKAGLGLALATSLTTAAEAAPAPPGAPTAGTSAVAAEATGVLPVTLRSAQRTLSDQSTRALAQAVAADALAQSAETRGATAAQAVARLADAKREVVVDVRSAIAGWARGVAYIEAATVEHAAPQGWLFVARHVNGRWVTGLEGDQEFAGFVATSPLVPAAERGNLKAFAEKKATATNGTLAATGLLLPWMPDYYMTMSGGPHAWDGGSGPWSSMDFSGGNASGIVRSSGSGTATSMCGAGGGWTRVIHPNGFSTDYYHMHGATYYNGTAVGRSAYLGTIGVDLCAGGAASGAHVHWGLRTYDANMNGQYTNLHGRGIGGWTFYHGGAQYGGYATRLGVTAYPGQAIYNRFS from the coding sequence ATGCGCAAATCTCTGCTCCAGCTCCGTCTGCCCAGTCCTGTCCGCCCTGGCTTGTTGCTGAAAGCCGGCTTGGGCTTGGCGCTCGCGACCAGCCTGACCACCGCTGCCGAAGCCGCGCCGGCACCTCCAGGCGCTCCAACTGCCGGAACCTCAGCGGTCGCCGCCGAAGCGACCGGCGTACTGCCCGTCACTCTGCGATCGGCCCAGCGGACGCTGTCCGACCAGTCGACCCGCGCTCTGGCTCAGGCGGTGGCTGCTGACGCCCTCGCCCAGAGCGCTGAGACTCGCGGCGCGACCGCCGCGCAGGCTGTTGCCCGGCTGGCTGACGCCAAGCGGGAGGTGGTGGTCGACGTCAGGTCGGCAATCGCCGGCTGGGCTCGAGGAGTCGCCTACATCGAGGCGGCCACCGTTGAGCACGCCGCTCCCCAGGGATGGTTGTTCGTCGCTCGGCACGTGAACGGGCGCTGGGTGACCGGCCTCGAAGGCGACCAGGAGTTCGCCGGTTTCGTGGCGACCTCTCCGCTCGTACCGGCCGCCGAACGCGGCAACCTGAAGGCGTTCGCGGAGAAGAAGGCGACGGCCACGAACGGCACCCTCGCCGCGACCGGCCTACTGCTGCCCTGGATGCCGGACTACTACATGACGATGTCCGGCGGCCCGCACGCCTGGGACGGCGGCTCCGGTCCCTGGAGCAGCATGGACTTCTCCGGCGGCAACGCGAGCGGCATCGTCCGCTCCTCGGGCTCCGGTACCGCGACCTCGATGTGCGGCGCGGGTGGTGGCTGGACCCGGGTGATTCACCCGAACGGGTTCTCGACGGACTACTACCACATGCACGGCGCGACGTACTACAACGGAACCGCGGTCGGCCGCAGCGCCTACCTCGGCACCATCGGCGTCGATCTCTGCGCCGGAGGAGCGGCCAGCGGCGCCCATGTTCACTGGGGTCTGCGGACCTATGACGCCAACATGAACGGCCAGTACACCAACCTGCACGGCCGGGGGATCGGTGGCTGGACCTTCTACCACGGCGGCGCGCAGTACGGCGGCTATGCGACCCGGCTGGGCGTCACGGCGTACCCCGGGCAGGCGATCTACAACCGCTTCAGCTGA